The Chiloscyllium plagiosum isolate BGI_BamShark_2017 chromosome 14, ASM401019v2, whole genome shotgun sequence genome segment tcccctcccccactgacctattgtattctatgctactttctcctcacccccaccctcctctagcttatctctccatgcttcaggctctctgcctttattcctgatgaagggcttttgcccgaaacgtcgatttttcctgtcctcggatgctgcctgaattgctgtgctcttccagcaccactaatccagaatctggtttccagcatctgcagtcattgtttttacctcattactAATCTGTGTCAATTGAAGGAGATTGTAGAGTCACCACTTGAGCAGTTaataattccagattcttatttccgtggaattcaaatttcaacacccCAGGTCATTTACCTGAGATTTTGTGATGACTCCTGCAAGGCTGGGATGTAAGGGTCTTGTCAGTCGTAATGGCCGTGCCACGTTTAAATTCTCTATATCAGACTCCCACTCAATAGCTGGTGATTGACAAATGTCCATACGATGAGAGTGAAACATGTGACAGGGACAATGGGGGATCCATAGGAGTGTCCTCCATCACGCAGCGAGGGAAACAGAAACTGCAGAGACCCCTTTGGGAGGTTGTTGATCATAAATTAGAGTTGAAAGATCAGAACTGGGGGAGGCCAAAGGCTCCCTGTGATGACTGAGAGTCTCCTGTTACAACGGATGCTAAAAGAAGCTAAGTTTTAACACTGAATTTTGCTCGCCCACTCCTCCAGCCTCTGATTTGTGGCCGGGCAATTGATGGTGCAGACCTCCCCCTGACCTCCTCTCATAATCTAGTCACCATCTCAATAACATCATCATTTCAAATGTTGGTTCGACCCTGATACCCTTTCCCAGGAGCCTCATCGATGTCCTGACTTGTGTTAAGATTGACACGGGAGCAGAAGGGGTCAGGTTGGGGTCACATTACTGATCTTGTTGAGGCTCCAGGACAGTGGAAAGAGACTGAGCAGAGAATAGATTTGAAAATCACAAATTTCCATTCACTCCGGTTTCGCTCAGTCACCTTGTCGCCACAGTCAATTTGATGCAGTCTTGATATTAAGGCATTGATTCTCGCCTCATTTAGTTGCATTCATCTCTTTGATGCAAAtggaccaaggctggaatgaggtcagaggctgagtggtcaGTGCAGAATGCAAACTGAGTGTCCATTAGCAGCAGGATATTGATTCATGAATGTTCTTTAACAGCATTGTTGACAATGTCTTTTATCACTTTGCTTATGGTGATTGGAAATAAGCTACTGTggtactaggcaaaagtgaggactgcagatactggagattagagtcaagattagagtggtgctggaaaagcacagcaggtcaggcagcatccgaggagcaggagaatcgatgtttcaggcaggagcacttcatcaggaattttcacCTGGGGTACTAGTTGACTATGTTGGATTTGCCAAGCTTTATATGGAGAAGGCATACGTGCCAATTTTCCCtttcaaaaaacaaaaattgctgggaaacttCAGCAGGTCTGCAACATCcgtagaaagaaagcagagttaaccttcaGAGTTCAGGTCTAGTCACTCTTCTTCTGAACTGCTCTGAAGCAACAGGTTCCCACTGAACGTGTACAGTCCAGAATGAATACAGGAGAGAGTGCAAATCCCGAGATCctgacattttcaggatgggTTGCTGCAGGGTGGGGGAGTCAGTACGAGGACTAGAAGAGGGGACAGGTTGTTGCATCGATCACTCATTCCCCTTTgggttctgacctgaaatgtcCCACTGATTAAACCATTCTCTCCTCTTCAATTCCAGAGTTAAAGAGACAAAGAGAATCACAGAGCCAGATGTTCCAGTGGTCATCCTCAACCTGTCCAATATATCTCAACAACTCCAAAAGAAGCTGAAGGGATGGGAAATGTACCACACAGACATATTGGGAGCCATCAGTAAGAATGTACAGCTTTTCACCAATCTAAGGGAATGAGAGCAGGTCGGGTTAGTTGTGTTCAGACAGCAGGGAATATCCCTGGACTTTTATGTCAGCTGCCTGTGTGTAAGTGAGTCAAGAACCTGAGATTCACCATTAGGCCCCATTGAATCTGCGTGGACGTTCCTCCCTGGAATGGGTTGGAGCTTCACCTACCTTGTTGTTGGGTGTGAGTTCCATCCAGCTTAGGTTTAAAGTCATACCCTGAACCCTGAAAATACTTTCAATTGGATACCAATAAATCACTCACTGTTAGCAGCTTTCTCCCACTtaaacacagaacacagaacatagaccataatagcacagtacaggtcctttggcccatgatattgcattgacctgtgaaaccaatctaaagcccatctaatctacactattccattatcatccacatgtttattcaatgaccatttaaatgcctttaatgttggcaagtctactactgttgcagacagggcattccacacccttactactctctgagtaaagaacctacctttgatatctgtcctatatctatcacccctcaatttaaagctatgtatcctcatgctagccatcaccatctgaggaaaaaggctcccactgtccaccctctctaatcctctgatcatcttgtatatctctattaaatcacctcttaaccttcttctctctaacaaaaacaacctcaaatccctcagcctttcttcataagaccttctctccataccaggcaacatcctggtaaatctcctctgaaccctttctaatgcttccacatccttcctataatgtggtgactagaactgtacgcaatactccaagtgcggctgcactagaGCTTTGTACCGCTGCAATatggctctgaaattcaatccctatACCATTAAgaactaacacaccgtatgccttcttaacaacctactaaactgggtggcaattttcagggatctatatacatggacaccaagatctctctgctcatccacactaccaaggatcGTACCATTAGGCCAATACCCTTCATTCCTGTTAAACTAAACCTCAGCAATATTTATACAATTTAACAACAACTTTGCTTCAAGGGAAGTGACAAAACTGCTCAACTTCCAACAACAGCTTCATACAGCCAAATGGAGCAaaaggaaaacacaaatttgtTCCTTTCCTTTTTGAACAGTATTCCAGAATCTGCGATGCAACTTGATTCCTACTAACTATTCTCTGAATCATATCGAAGTTTCATCGTTTTTCTCATTAAGTTGTAATGTGGACAGCTGCCAAACGCAGATCTTATCCACACTTCTGTCACATCTACTAGATAACCCATCTCTGGTATAACCCAAGGATCCTGGACCCACTCCTGTTTAAGAGGAAATTTTATCACTGGGGCATCCATCCATGCTTGTCTTTAGGCTTCTGGCTGGCTCACCAGGATGCTGTAGAATGTGACTCCTTTCTAGAGTCTCACTTATGTTCAGACACATTCTCAATACCAGGTATTGCattaaaataacaattttattggCTCACCAGGAAGGTGTAGAGTAAGAGTTCTTTCCAGAATCTCAGTTATATTCAAAGAGATATTCAATACCAAGTATGGCattaaaataacaattttattggTTAATTATTATTATTGATAATATAATGACTATAAATTATAAtataaagaaaaaagaatgaaagaaaattgtgtgaaggaaaagaaaacactatatacatttttaaaaaaggatagaAAGGCAACTTTGTCAGAGTATAAGTAACAATCTCAAACTAGTTTGTCTAGGAATTATCCTTAAATTGATAAACCCTTGTGACATATGTCACCAAGTTTCCAAAGTATTATGCAATGGTAAAGTCTCCAATTAATCATTCTGTCGAAGTCCTTTCCTCCATTGTCTTCAATGGTGGTGTTGATCACTGCACATGGAGTACCGAATGCTGGAGACAGTGTGCATTTAAGGctagtttttgtttcatttcagcaCTTCACGGCTTAAACCAGACTTACCTACGTAATGGCTTAGCAACAATGATTCTGTATCAACTGCTTCCCATAGTCTTTGCAAAATCTACAGACTTTGCAGACTACTTACACATCCTTGATGGTGTCTCTGACATGCTAACATTTACGACATACTGCTCCCCAAAAAAGCTCTGTTTCCATTTCGTTGGTCACCTTATGTGTAAGGCAGTTTATTATTGTGACTTGGAGTTGAAGAGTCATTCAGGTGAACGTGGTTCGAACAGTTCCCCTTTTAAACAGTAGAAAACAATTTTATTGTCTGCAGCGGCGCATCGAAAGATAAACAAATGTTCAGTCAAAATAACAATTGTGAATATGATGTGTAAGGAAAGTTCTTGGAGAAGAATTGAATAACTGTGTAACTTGATCTGAAACACAATCATACCCAGATTTAAATCAATTTCTGCAAAGTAAAATTCAATTTCAGGCTTACTGAAAAATCAAAAGCAAAGCAGGAAAGAAATGCAAAATTGCAAATATTAATGATTGCTCGCTGTACCCTGACAATGGATCAACTGGCAGATTTACACACTGTAAATCAAGACAGCTTCTTAAAGAAACACTGCTCCTCAGTACTGCCAGTGTGTTTAGGAATAGAGGAAGAATTGTATTCATATAGCAACTTTCACAACTTCACAACATCCAAAATTTGATTACAACCATTAAGTTCTGTTTTGAAATGCAGTGATCATCATAATGTAGGAATATATAAAGATGGAATCTATAACAAATCATTGAGTGATATAAAGGAGGCTCGATCTCAGTGTCACATTTCCCAATCACAGTGTGCTCTGTTTACACTGCCAGCTTTCACCAATTACAGTGACCTATCAAATGTAACTCCTTCCCCACATGACTCCTTTAGGGTAGCCCCTGTCCCAGGGAACAGCCTCCTTTCAACTAGGGTCAGTGGGAGACCAGGAATATTCCAAGATGTGTTTACAATCTGAAACAGGGATCTGCAATTTGTGTTTAGCCCTCTCATTTTGCTATTAATCCTCTATTCCTGTTTGACcctttctcttttagtcacattTCTTCAATCAGGGATTCAAGGCTTgagttcctgctcctgttctttCCTCACAGCACTGTATTGGTCTGAGTTTCACACCCTGGACCTAAGAGAGTGCTTGTGaattcagaaagaacagggagccACAGAATTTAATTTACAGAAGGGATTTTGATATAatctcttgagcctgttccattgtTCAAATCACTCTTTCCTCATATCTGACCGAACATCATGTGAGGAGTTCTACCGCCCTCACTGATGAATGCTTAACCTTTTACTGTTTActcaatattttatattttatttaaatgatttagatgtagaGATGGAAGATACAACTCCTAAACTTGCAAATGTCGTGTAGGGGTAAGAAAGTAAGTTGTGTAGGGGACATAATGTGGCTACCAAGTGACAGAGTTAGGTTAACTGAATGGGAAAAGATTTGTCAAGTAGAGTATAATGTACGAAGGTATGAAGTTATCCATTTgggcagaaagaatgaaaaagaagcatattatttaaatggtaagtGGTTACAGAGTTTTGAGATGCAGAGGATTTGGCATGTCCTcgtgaatgaatcacaaaaaaaacttgtGAAAGGAAACCACAAGTAATCAGAAAAGCACATAGAATTATATTGTTTAATGTGAAAGAAATTGAACATCAAAATTATTCTTTAATAATATGTTATTGTTTAATGTGAAAGGAATCGAACATCAAAATTAcagtaacatagaacattacagcgcagtacaggcccttcggccctcgatgttgcaccgacctttcataccaatctgaagcccatctaacctacactattccatgtacgtccatatgcttgtccaatgacaacttaaatgtacttaaagttggagaatctactaccgttgcaggcaaagcattccatacccttactactctctgagtaaagaaactacttctgacatctgtcctatatctatcgcccctcaatttaaagctatgccccctcgtgctcgccatcaccatacttggaaaaaggctctccctgtccaccatatctaaccctctgattatcttatctgtctctattaagtcacctctcaaccttcttctctctaacgaaaacagcctcaagtccctcaacctttcctcgtaagaccttccctccataccaggtaacatcctagtaaatctcctctgcaccctttccaaagcttccacatcctttttataatgcgatgaccagaactgtacacaatactccaagggcggccacaccagagttttgtacagctgtagcataacctcatggttccagaactcgatccctctattaataaatgcTAAAacactgtttgccttcttaacaactctgtcaacctgggtggcaactttcaaggatctgtgtacctggacaccaagatctctctgctcatctacactaccaagaatcttaccattagcccagtactttgcattccggttactccgaccaaagtgaatcacctcacacttgtccgcattaacctccatttgtcacctctcagcccagctctgcagcttagctAACAGTAGGAGACAGAACCCAGAGCATACTCTTGCAGTCAGGAGGGACAGAAACAGGAGGAGACAGAACCCAGGGCATACTCTTGCATTCAGGAGGGACAGTAACAGGAGTGTGCGAGCTCAGAACACTCTCCTGAATTCAAAATGGTACAGTCGCAGGAACGAGAGAGAACACACATTTGTATTCAGAATAGTAATATGAGGGAGAGAACCCAGAACACCCTCCTGTCAGCAATGTGTTGCCAGAATAGCCAGTGCTGAAATTGGGAGGCTGTAATTCAGAGGCTGTGGGATGTGTTGTGTGATGGTGAATTCCCTGCATTGTGTTGGGGAGAACATatgcacagtgccagggatttgTGTGATTAAACTGACTGTTGCTGTGTATGTCACTGCAATTTTTGTTCTGAGTGATGTCTGGGACCCACATACTGCTCTCAAACAGGGAATTCTGACATTATTTAATTTGAGAAGATTCCAATCTTACAGATAAATGGGACTGATAGTGAATAGGAAATACTAATGCTCCTACCTTACAGCTGTCACTCATTGATCTGTGTGGAATAACTGACTGACCAATCTCTTCTCTCCTCTTTAGGGAATAGCCCACTGAACCTGGATCCGAAAACAGCAAACTTCAACTTGATTCTGTCCAATAATCTGCGATCTGTAACGTGGACTGGACAggaacaaccctatccacctcACCCCCAGAGATTTAAGGTCTGTCCCCAAGTTCTCTGCTCCCAGAGTTTcagctcaggttcccattccTGGGATGTACAGATTGATGGGAATGAATGGGGTGTAGGGATTGTGTATGAAAGTTTGGACAGGGAGGGGAAATCATCTTATCTGGGAAGTAACAGTAAATCCTGGAGTTTAGATTGTGGTTATATTATTCCTGACTATCTTTGGGCCCGGCACAATTCCCAGTTCACCCTCCTCCCATCAATCCAGTTTAACCCCAGGATCCGAGTCCAATTGGACTATGAGGCTGGGACTTTGTCATTTCATCAAGTCACTGACTCATTGAGACATTTACACACTTTTCAATCCACATTCACTGAACCcctgtttccagcattttattgttATTGGAACACATCCATAAAACTGCTCATTTAATCCTGATAGCAGAGTCTCACAGCCATCACTTCCTGGTTGGGGAGTTTCATGATATCACTTCCTGTTTGGGTATGTAGAACTCAGAAATATGTCACTTCCTGGTTGTCTTGGAGGGTGTGACTTCTAACAATTCTTGGAGATTTTTGATGATGTCACTTTCGGGTTGACTTGGCAGGGTCTTATTGTGTTGCATCATATCAGCTTGTGGCTTTTTAATGATATCCCTTTTGGATTGCCTTTCATTCACTTCTGGGTCACCTTGATGGATTCAAATGTTGGGTGGCTTAATGCCATCTCCCAGTGGATTTCGTGATTTCTGATGTCATTTTGTATAAGGCCATGATGATTTTGAAAGGATTAATGTTGAAGATTGCTTCACCTCTACccaatctgaagaagggcttatgcccgaaacgtcgattctcctgttccctggatgctgcctgacctgctgcgcttttccagcaacacattttcagctctgatctccagcatctgcagacctcactttctcctctacccAATCTGACAATAGCTTTGGGTAGAGAgtccagtggaaaaaaaatcatctgggTCATTGTTCACTGACGAATCAAAGTCAAGATCAGAAGTAACATCACCATTCCTGAAAATAAAGTCTTACCAATCTTCTAAGTATGAACAGAATGTAATAATTGTGAAACCTCCAACTGCCTGAATTTCTGAagtaagattcttagggggtaGATGTGGAGTGGTAAAAATAGTTACGCATAAATGTTAACTGTGTGTGTTTGGGCAGATGTTGTTTAAGATATGATTCTGAAAGGATGAAGGCTAAAGATTGCATTGAGTTCCAACCAATCCATCAATGTTGCAAAGTCTCAGCAATCAGAGAAGAGAATTAACACTCCAGCATAAGTTTCCAATGTGCTAACTCTGGATCCTGATAGTCTTTGTAACCATGCCGAACTAGTCCATAAAACTTATACCATTTACAGAAGTTTGGATATTGTGAGGCTGGcatctcacattcctgatgaagggctaatgcatGAATAGtaggctctcctgctcctcggctgcagcctgaccggctgtgcttttggctctgactctccagcatctgccgtcctcactttctcctcagctcacATAGATTATCACTTTGCCTCTTGTTTTTAACGAATGAGgggagctccacatttctaagaGGAGATTGTGTTCAGGGCtccatcagaaatgtggagccgTGCTCCCACCCTGATGGAGGAACTCGCGGAGGAAGGcaaacatagaacgtagaaaagtacagcacagattaggccctttggcccatgatgttgtgccgagatttaatctgaatgtcaaatatagtaacttaacctacgcacccctcaactcactgctatccatgtgcatgtccagcagttgcttaaatgtccccaatgactctgctccaTCACCATAGCAGCAACGTATTctatgtattcacaactctctgcgtaaagaacctacctctgatgtctgctttataccttcctcctaatatattcaaactatgacttcttgtatcagtcaatcctgccctggggaaatgtctctggctattgactctatctattcctctcattattttgtacacctcgatcaggtctcctctcttcctccttctctcccgagagaaaagtccgagcttattcaacttttctttataaggcaagccctccagtccaggcagcatcctggtaaaccttcttcgcaccctctccaaagcctctgtatttttcctataggagggcgaccagaactggacacaatattccaagtgtggtctcaccaggaacttgtagagctgcagcaaaacctcaaggctcttaaactcgatcccctgttaatgaaagacaaaacaccaaatgctttcttaacaaccctatccacttgggtggcaactttgagggatctatgtacttgcacccccagatccctctgttcctccacactgccaagaatcctgtcttcaatcctatattcagcattcgagttcgacctcccaaaatgcatcacttcgcatttatccaggttgaattccatctgccatttctcagcccagctctgcaagcTGTCTATTTTGCACTGCAGCCTGTAGtgg includes the following:
- the LOC122556774 gene encoding E3 ubiquitin-protein ligase TRIM39-like, with protein sequence MRVIDEEGLQALSQIRSCSEALNSKMEQIASIDGEIQSFLQKDPLSIIQNSRQLISRVKETKRITEPDVPVVILNLSNISQQLQKKLKGWEMYHTDILGAIRNSPLNLDPKTANFNLILSNNLRSVTWTGQEQPYPPHPQRFKVCPQVLCSQSFSSGSHSWDVQIDGNEWGVGIVYESLDREGKSSYLGSNSKSWSLDCGYIIPDYLWARHNSQFTLLPSIQFNPRIRVQLDYEAGTLSFHQVTDSLRHLHTFQSTFTEPLFPAFYCYWNTSIKLLI